A region from the Leopardus geoffroyi isolate Oge1 chromosome E3, O.geoffroyi_Oge1_pat1.0, whole genome shotgun sequence genome encodes:
- the EPO gene encoding LOW QUALITY PROTEIN: erythropoietin (The sequence of the model RefSeq protein was modified relative to this genomic sequence to represent the inferred CDS: inserted 2 bases in 1 codon) codes for MCEPAPPXTHSAWHSFLECPALLFLLSLLLLPLGLPVLGAPPRLICDSRVLERYILEAREAENVTMGCAEGCSFSENITVPDTKVNFYTWKRMDVGQQAVEVWQGLALLSEAILRGQALLANSSQPSETLQLHVDKAVSSLRSLTSLLRALGAQKEATSLPEATSAAPLRTFTVDTLCKLFRIYSNFLRGKLTLYTGEACRRGDR; via the exons ATGTGTGAACCTGCTCCTCC AACACACTCAGCCTGGCActcttttctagaatgtcctgCCCTGCTGTTTCTGCTATCTTTGCTGCTGCTTCCCCTGGGCCTCCCAGTCCTGGGCGCCCCCCCTCGCCTCATCTGTGACAGCCGAGTCCTGGAGAGGTACAttctggaggccagggaggccGAAAATGTCACG ATGGGCTGTGCTGAAGGCTGCAGCTTCAGTGAGAATATCACTGTCCCAGACACCAAGGTCAACTTCTATACCTGGAAGAGGATGGAC GTCGGGCAACAGGCTGTGGAAGTCTGGCAGGGCCTCGCCCTGCTCTCAGAAGCCATCCTGCGGGGCCAGGCCTTGCTGGCCAACTCCTCCCAGCCATCTGAGACCCTGCAGCTGCATGTGGATAAAGCCGTCAGCAGCCTGCGCAGCCTCACCTCCCTGCTTCGGGCACTGGGAGCCCAG AAGGAAGCCACCTCCCTTCCAGAGGCAACCTCTGCTGCTCCACTCCGAACATTCACTGTCGATACTTTGTGCAAACTTTTCCGAATCTACTCCAACTTCCTGCGGGGAAAGCTGACGCTGTACACAGGGGAGGCCTGCCGAAGAGGAGACAGGTGA